The Sphaerochaeta globosa str. Buddy region ATTGAACATTCCTCGCTCATTGTATTCCTTGCGATACAAAACAACAGCCTGATCAATCAGAGAAGGGTCCATATCATATACTTTCACAAAACATTGGGTGATGGGCGGGCCAATGAACTTGCTGAGTTGTTTGGGATCATGCACGGGTTCAAGACCGAGCTGCTGCACCGTAGCATTTGCTGTAGCGAAGATGCCCGGTGAGGTATTCATCAAGGTTCCATCGAGGTCAAAAATTGCGAGTTTGAAATTCATGCATGAACCATATGCAAAATATGCTGGTGAATCAAGCCATTTGATGCAATCAGATCACATCGGGTATCAGTAAACGGTTGTTTGGGGTCGGCGCTCTCTACCATTCCGCCGGCTTCCCTGACCAGCATCAGACCTGCAGCCATGTCGTAATAGCCGAGGCACAATTCGTAATAACCATCCAATCTTCCGCTCGCAATGTAGGCAAGTTCCAGTGCACATGATCCATATGAGCGGAAATCACTGGTTGCCAAGAAGATTCTCTTTGCGGTCTCAAAATACGTGTCAACCAACTCATGTCGGCGATGCGGGGGAACACACACCATCAGCGCTTTCGCAAATTCCTTTACCGAGGAGACAACAATAGGCTGCCCGTTCAAATAGGCCCCTGCCCCTTCACTGGCCCAAAAAAGTTCCTGCTGTCTTGGATTGAACACCACTCCCACCAGAGGGTGAAATGGTTCAATCTCCCAGGCAATACTGATTGTGTAGTTGGGAAGCGACCTAAAAAAGTTCGTGGTGCCGTCAATGGGATCGATAATCCACCGCCCATGGGCGCTTTCACCACTTGTTCCTGTTTCTTCCCCGAAGATTGCGTCATCAGGAAAGTGTTTTCTGATGGTAGCAATTATCAGCTCCTCACAGGCACGATCTGCATCGGTGACAAAATCGTTGAGATGCTTGTCGTGTACTTCGATTTGCGGATTTTTCCCTGCTTCCAGAACATAGGAACCGGCCAGCCTTGCTGCTTGCAAGGCTACCTCCAAATGGCGGGCAATGAGGTTTGTGTTGTTCATCGTATTCGTTTCTTCTCCAGGATGCGTTCACCCAAGTTGACTACATACTTCCAATCCGACTGTGAGAATTCTTCAAAGTGGATTATTTTTTCTTCCGCGTGATAGAGGGTCCCTGCATGGCTATACCCAAGGTATAAGACATTCCAACTTGTCTTGCCTTGAGCATACATGATAGCCCCTACATTGTTTCTTCTATCCCAGGCACGAAGCATGTCGCCTTTCCCAGCCATTAATACTACGGTTAGGTCAATGCCGGGGATGGTAAACATTTTATCTTTATTATCAGAATTCTGTGCTTGACGAGCTTGCTCGATCAATGATGATGTTCCCATCAACAATTGAGGTTCAGCATTCTTACAGAATTCAAAGAACGTATTCTCCGTAGTCTCCTTAAGCTTGCCCAGAATTTCCTTTATGGTAAAAGGGAGATTTCCATCAAAGGAACTTACCACTTCCTCCAGCTGTACCACAGTAGTGGGTGCATTCTTTTCTGCTTCAGCAGAAGCAGCTTCCCTACTTCCTGATTTGGCAATCGTATCGGCAAGTATGAATCGGGGAATTGGAGTAGAGGGAACCTCAACCTTTTCCTCGCTCTTACTCTCCTCATCCTTCTCTTTCTTATGCTCCCTGTACTCTGGAGGCAGGGCAAGGCGATTATCGGGATGGTAAGGTTTCTCCTCAACTTTAACCGGAGTACCCTCTTCATCTCCTACAGGTTCTTCCTCTACGGCAGGTTCTTCCTCTACGGTAGGTTCTTCCACTATGGTAGGTTCTTCCACTACGGCAGGTTCTTCCACTACGGTAGGTTCTTCCACTATGGTAGGTTCTTCCACTATGGTAGGTTCTTCCACTATGGTAGGTTCTTCCACTATGGTAGGTTCTTCCACTCTGGTAGGTTCTTCCACTATGGTAGGTTCTTCCACTATGGTAGGTTCTTCCACTATGGTAGGTTCTTCCACTACGGCAGGTTCTTCCTCTACGGTAGGTTCTTCCTCTCCAGGAAGCTCATCTTCTTCAGTAAGCAAATCTCCAATCGGAGTGTCATCATCAAAGAATAATTCTGTTTCGCCAAACGTCGATTTCTCTAGGGGTTTTGCCAGAGTTGGTTCCGTTTTTTTGGCAGTTTCTTCAGGAACCCCTTTTGCAATATTCGATAAATGAGAGAAGAAAGAAAATGGGGAAGAAGGTTTGCTCACAGGTGCAGGCTCTTCCTTTCCTTCTGTCTGAAGCATGGAAACCAAGTCTTCTTCATCATCCTCATCAGTGGATCCCGTATGGAACAGTTCAGAAAACTCTTCTGTTCCATCCTCCATATCCTCGTCAGCAGAATTCAAAGAGTCCGGTATTTCATTGTCCCCATCATCATGGTCATCGGTTGGTTCAAGGATGCAATAGGCTTCATTCTCGTATTCATCCCCTTCTCCATCATGATCTTCATATTGATCTAGTTCGTCATCGTCAAACTCAAACAGACTCGGTTGTTCTTCAAATACCGCCAACTCATCGGCAGTCTCAAGTTCATCCTGCTCGTTATCATCTTGATTCTCTTCAGTTTCTTCTGAAGCCGTAAAATATGAGGAGCCCATATAAGGTGACTTTGCGGGCAGCTCTTCCTCAACAGGCAGCTCTTCCTCAACAGGCAGCTCTTCCTCAACAGGCAGCTCTTCCTCAACAGGCAGCTCTTCCTCAACAGGCAGCTCTTCCTCAACAGGCAGCTCTTCCTCAACAGACAGCTCTTCCTCAACAGGCAGCTCTTCCTCAACAGACAGCTCTTCCTCAACAGGCAGCTCTTCCTCAACAGACAGCTCTTCCTCAACAGGCAGCTCTTCCTCAACAGGCAGCTCTTCCTCAACAGGCAGTTCTTCCTCTACGGGCAGCTCTTCCTCTACGGGCAGCTCTTCCTCTACGGAAGGTTCTTCGTGATGGATATCGGAGAAGGGAGAAAGCCCAAGGATATCCTTAAGTGTAGCTATTCCTTCCCAATTTGTAGCTAGATTTGCCAGTTGCAGAAAGGAAAGTTCGAGTACGTCATTCTGCATACTCAGTGGATAGAGCATAGCATGCTTGGTATCTACGATTACTGTCTTGCTCTTCTGCTGTATAGCAAGAGAGCGTGCATCCAGTTCAACCTTGAGAAAATTACAATAATCTGTAGCATCGCTAAAAGGATTAAGAGATGCATATGCATGCTGACAAAAAGGAACTTGCACAACCAGCTCTTTCTTTCCATCCTCAAACAATGCATTCAGTGAACCACCAGGGACGGCAACATTGCGGGTATAGTGCATGGTTCCCAACATAGCAGTAAAGAAAGTAATAGGCACCAGAGTTTCCTTTTCCGCTTCAATCTCTTTCCACTGTTGGGCAAGATCTGGATCTTGTTCGCATACCGCTCGTTTAATACTCTCATACGCCCTATCAAGCAAGGACTCTGCATCAAAACAATAATACATGGCACCAAAACGGACAAACGGACGATTCCTTCTATCTGTACTATCCGTTAATAATGAGGGAGCTTCCTCTACAGGTTGTGAAGCAAAATTTTGACAGAGCAGATAAGCATCACGTTCAGATAACTGAGTATCCTTAAGTACGTCGAAGAGAGCAAAACCATCCCTTCGCTGTACAATGCCATCAATCCATGACTCCCATTTCTGTTCTTTGATAATCCGGTCCATCACAACATCGAGATTATCGACATTTTCTCCACGGCTCTTGAGCATCTCCAACTGGAGCATGCTTGCCTGTTTGAAGGTAGCGCTATCCTCACGGAGTTGGTCTATGCCCTCAATCGCACGTTTTGAAAGCTTGAGGAATGAAGAAAGCAGACCATCGAGCTTGGCAGGGAACACCTCGCTGACAAGTGCGTTGAAAGGCTGCATCTTATAGCGCAAGGCTGTATAGGTTTGCTCAAGCAACTCAGGCTGGACAATCCTGGGTAGACAGAAATCAGTTGCTTCTTCCTGATAAGCCAAGAGAAGCTGTTCGGAATCGAGAGTTTGCTGGGAGCGGAGAAGCAAGGCAGTGTTGTCAACGTACCGGACAGTTTTCCTACAAAGATCCTCAAAAACCTGGGTAAGCCGTTTCCAGTCCTTGTTTGCAATATCGCGGTTCTTGGAAGGTTCAGCCTGCCAATAGGGTAAAAGTTGTGCCAGATAGGAAACCAGCCGCTCAGAAACCTGCTGGGCGAAGACATCCTGTTTCTTAAGATTCGCAATGCGCCGGCGTTCCCAACATGCGTATTTCAACAGTTCAAAGGGATGGTAGGCAACAATGATACTCTGTATGATCCTCACATCATTGGTAAGGAAAACAGAGATTTCTTTCAGATTCTTTTGGATCTTATCCGGAGAAATATCTCCGATGGACAGCAAATCCCAGCCCTCACTATTTTTCACTGTAACCACTCCTTAGCACTGAGCATAGCATACCTTGTCCATGCATTCAAACTCGCAAAGCATACCTTCTATCAAACCTCTTCCAAAGGAGGCGTTTTCATAGTCCGATAGAAGACAAGGCATAACACCGCAGAGGCAAGCGCAAAGACAGAATACGAGAGAAAAAGTGTTTTATATCCGTACGACTCGACCACCAAACCACCCAAGCTGGAACCAAGAACTGCAGGAAGACCAGTCCCAAGTGATATGTAGATGGACATCCCCAACGTACGATGCGAACGTTTGACCCTTCGTGCAACAAAGTAGATTGCGGCTGGATGAAAAAACCCATACCCTATGCTATGCAGCAGCTGGGCAGCCAAAACACCTGTAATCGAGGGGAACATCGCATAGATGACCAAGCGGGCCATCATAGCCAAACCACTTGCAATAAACAAATGCACGGGAAGGGCTTTTTTTCGCTGTATGAGAATTCCAGCAATAATCATTGCACCAAACTCACTGCCTGCAGCAAGAGCATTCATCAAACTGATCGCATTAATCTGCAGTTCCTCAACCAAGTACAACGAGAAAAAACTGGAGACCGAAGACATGCTGATCCTGTTCAATGCAATAATGAAAATACCTACCACAAAGGCTCGGTCGTACCAGGTTCCACTTTCCTGTACACCGTCCAATACTTGGAGCTTGCTCTTTTTCGGCTCACGCTTCCATCCAAGGACCAAAGCAAAGAAAATTGAGCTGATGATCAAGGCATAGGAACCAATACTGACATTGTTCGTTAGGTCCGGCCTTTTGGTTGCAGCAAAAAGCAAGGAGAAAAAGACGAAACCTACCGTACCAAACGAACGAATCAGGGTATATTTCAGTGAATCACCATTAAAAAGATTGTTGGTATAGGTATCTAAAACAGGCATCAGGGAGCGAAGGAAAAATGCTACCAGAATCAAACCCGCAATAGTCATCCAAAGTGATGATGACAGCATCAGCAAGAGCATGCCAAACGAAGACAAAACGGTACTGAAAAGAACAGTACCCTTCATAGTACCCCGTGTATCCACCTGTCGCGCTACAAGCAAGGGCCCGACAATTCCGGCTATCTCATACAGCGAAAGAAGGACCCCTACCATTTCGTAGGAATACCCCATATTTCGGAGCATTACCTGCAGAAAAGGGTTCACGATCGCATAGATGGAATACACAAAAAAGAATGAAGAATAGAGAATGATCATAGTCCGCATTGTAGGCAATTGAGTGATAAGCAACAAGAGCGTACGCTTAGATTGTCAGGAAAGGACGCGCCTTTTCAAGCACCGAAAAAGGCAATCGCAAATCCTCCAGACAAGAGAGCGGAGCAATCCGCCTTTGGCCGACAATCCTTCCCACATAGGTAGGGCCAAGCCCAGGGACTCTGAGTAGCGCTTCTTTGGGGGAACGTTTTACAGAAAGAGGAAAATATTGGGGATTTGACTCAGCCCAAACGAGTTTCGGGTCCTTTTCCAAGCTGAGGTTTCCTTCCTTGTTGAACAACATCTCCTCATAGGAGAACCCATACTTTCGCAATAGCCAGTCAGCCTGGTACAGACGATGTTCTCGCGTCAAGGAGGCTTGGGCGGACTCGCCTTCCGTCCCCAGGTCGAACAACTCAGGCTGGGAAGGCTGAATAAGCTTTTGTTCTCCAGGCAGGCTTTGATCACCGAGGCCCCGCTGGTAAGCACTAAAATACAGTCTGCCCATATGGAGCTCTCGATACAATTGGCTGGTATACAAAAGAATTTCCTTATCCAGTTCATCACTCGCCCCGACAATAAACTGACTGGAGGTATGGACCCGCTCGAAGCGGGAACCCTTTGCTGTTTGGCTGGCAATATAGGTCAAGGGTTTGAGAATGTCCTGGGTATAGTTTTTTATGTTTGAAAGCTTGGCAAAATGTTGCTCACCGGGAGCTTCAATGTTCAAAGAAAGTGCTGAGGCATACTTGAGGGCCTCATCGATATTCTCTTTGCTGCTTCCGGGGATTACCTTGAGGTGAATGTACCCCCGGTACCGATACGTGTTTCTGAGAATCCTTGCTGTGTCATTGAGCATCTCCATCGTCTTATCCGGTGATCCAAGTACTGCACTGGACAGAAAGAGTCCGATTAGTGGTCGCTTGCTCTGAAACTCATGAAAGAAGGAGGCCATCTCCTTCGGAGCAAGAGAGACCGGCCTGAAATCCTGGTTGTTTCGTAACGGACAGTACTTGCAATCGTTGGTGCAGCGGTTGCCCAAAAGTGTCTTGAGCATGATACCCGGGCCTCCGCTGGCCGTGGTAGTGGGATACAGCCACCCGGAACCTGTGCTGCTTCGCTTTCGATGCTCCTCTGGATTCTTGGTGCTGCAGGCACAACTGAGGTCATATTGTGCATCACGACTTAAAATATCCAGCTTGCTTTGAGTATCCATTTCCTACCTCATTCTGA contains the following coding sequences:
- a CDS encoding inositol monophosphatase family protein; this translates as MNNTNLIARHLEVALQAARLAGSYVLEAGKNPQIEVHDKHLNDFVTDADRACEELIIATIRKHFPDDAIFGEETGTSGESAHGRWIIDPIDGTTNFFRSLPNYTISIAWEIEPFHPLVGVVFNPRQQELFWASEGAGAYLNGQPIVVSSVKEFAKALMVCVPPHRRHELVDTYFETAKRIFLATSDFRSYGSCALELAYIASGRLDGYYELCLGYYDMAAGLMLVREAGGMVESADPKQPFTDTRCDLIASNGLIHQHILHMVHA
- a CDS encoding MFS transporter — translated: MIILYSSFFFVYSIYAIVNPFLQVMLRNMGYSYEMVGVLLSLYEIAGIVGPLLVARQVDTRGTMKGTVLFSTVLSSFGMLLLMLSSSLWMTIAGLILVAFFLRSLMPVLDTYTNNLFNGDSLKYTLIRSFGTVGFVFFSLLFAATKRPDLTNNVSIGSYALIISSIFFALVLGWKREPKKSKLQVLDGVQESGTWYDRAFVVGIFIIALNRISMSSVSSFFSLYLVEELQINAISLMNALAAGSEFGAMIIAGILIQRKKALPVHLFIASGLAMMARLVIYAMFPSITGVLAAQLLHSIGYGFFHPAAIYFVARRVKRSHRTLGMSIYISLGTGLPAVLGSSLGGLVVESYGYKTLFLSYSVFALASAVLCLVFYRTMKTPPLEEV
- a CDS encoding radical SAM protein, whose product is MDTQSKLDILSRDAQYDLSCACSTKNPEEHRKRSSTGSGWLYPTTTASGGPGIMLKTLLGNRCTNDCKYCPLRNNQDFRPVSLAPKEMASFFHEFQSKRPLIGLFLSSAVLGSPDKTMEMLNDTARILRNTYRYRGYIHLKVIPGSSKENIDEALKYASALSLNIEAPGEQHFAKLSNIKNYTQDILKPLTYIASQTAKGSRFERVHTSSQFIVGASDELDKEILLYTSQLYRELHMGRLYFSAYQRGLGDQSLPGEQKLIQPSQPELFDLGTEGESAQASLTREHRLYQADWLLRKYGFSYEEMLFNKEGNLSLEKDPKLVWAESNPQYFPLSVKRSPKEALLRVPGLGPTYVGRIVGQRRIAPLSCLEDLRLPFSVLEKARPFLTI